tagtggaggctcctgatctaagtacgccctgctctaataagctttctattacctttgagatttctccctctgcctcttggggaaatccatactgtttttgtggtctagggtcaggtcctgttatctgtacagagccagtcattcgtccacagtcgtgcttgtgggttgcgaatgctgccctgttcttttgcagaactgccctaacctgcttgtccatactaagcgtggtcggggtgaaccaaaatttgcctactgcgctaattttgttcgcgtattctcccatgttgagcgttgcgggggctcttgctgattttgccattttccagacgcactggttgactggatcaaatgaaagattgtgggaattcatgaaatcgattcccagaatgtgttctgctgtgtggggcaggtcaactaaaactacgaggTGCTTTGTGGTAATGATACCGATTTGAAtgagtacaggggctgtgatgtgtccctgctgtgagtggcctgcaaagccgctgagggtgatagtggctgtagtgggccacgtgtccttttggaacatggtggaggaatttattgtggtgcgggaccctcctgtgtcccagagaaattcgatgggctgtccccgaattttcgcccaactaccggtcgtccggacctatcccaaagggtgtcgcagacccaactgggggagcccgtacaccgtcagtccggtcaggtccgtctgatctgaacgggctctaacgctatgaatgggctctgtctttttcttactcagagtgcccgtcttctgggctctctgtggctttctaggggcattgcactctcttgcgaagtgtcccatctgtccgcagttgtaacactcctgtgacttgggtggggggctgttctttcctttattcaccctggggggctgttctttcctttattcatccatgcggggttctgttgtgtggtaactgcctgtatatctgcggcggcctgcttttcctcgggattcttgactacgggtttgctttgtatagattgctcccaagagcgggacaatcttttcacgacccacttctcgttatgggcctcctctgagggatcataactcgcgcaagctttctgtcctgtttctgtggcatgggagataagggtgtgggtccatttggccatgttgtctggggacaaatgggcacggtctacatctcctaagactgctgcaaagtggatccacaggcgtccagcaaacactgtggggtgctcggatttcttttgcctgcatttgttgaggccatctacggggtcaccccggttatacccgatcgcatccaggatcgcggtatgcatttctgcaagggtgcctcctcctacattctgtgggtcaggaagggctgctgctactgaagggtctaaacttaaaactgtgagctttatgtgctctcgctcatccaggccgtacatggtcgcctgatgctaaacggtggcaaagaaatggtgggggtctgagatggggaggaacggtgtgatcttatcgcacgcgtcccataattgggtcactgttaggggggtggagtatagaaattccccatcgtccgatgtggctgtgtggtgggtggtgactgggttcattggagcctgaactatctgctctgtggggggttggggcgcttttctcttctggggctttccctgcgcacatgttccctgaacatatatctctgcgctgtttcattcaattcttcccaatcagggccgtcttcctgatctaatttcgctccaaaggtggaagcctttctgaactggaagcagcgattgcagctctgcaatctgcttccggcactttgcgtgatctaatgtgctttgtctttgttctgtggtggcagcatggagtgctcttaaggcTGCCTTTAGATCACTGCACTATCTCTGCAACGCTTCtatctgcttttctgtttcttcacgtaccaggactgcaccttgcgtgtcctgataggccttttcatattgagattggaagctgcttaagtgcgccagacaagactggggtGCCCTTTTGcattcctccacctctccatctttttgctgctaatttccttctcaattctaaattctccttttctgcctcgcttacatcgaccttactcattcgatgtatgccctctacttctttctggagcgtcctaacgacgtcctctgtgcctcgcaattgtgccaagcaggacacgattgccatcggcttgcgagctttccctaagctctttttgtggatctcactcaagttctcccaccaagtatgtcctatactcccgggacctgattcctcgttgtcacagaatttattccaaagggaccatcctttccgtttgagatatttcctgatctcttcctcccaaatgggacattgtcccactttgaggacattaacagtgcggtagataacgggggagccaatggatgtggtatatctggatttccagaaagcctttgacaaggtgccacacaaaaggttgttgcataagataaagatgcatggcattaaggggaaagtaggagcatggatagaggattggttaattaatagaaagcaaagagtggggattaatgggtgtttctctggttggcaatcagtagctagtggtgcccctcagggatcagtgttgggcccacaactgttcacaatttacatagatgatttggagttggggaccaagggcaatgtgtccaagtttgcagacgacactaagataagtggtaaagcaaaaagtgcagaggatactggaagtctgcagagggatttggacaggctaagtgaatgggctagggtctggcagatggaatacaatgttgacaaatgtgaggttatccattttggtaagaataacggcaaaagggattattatttaaatgataaaatattaaaacatgctgctgtgcagagagacctgggtgtgctcgtgcatgagtcgcagaaagttggttttcaggtgcaacaggtgattaagaaggcaaatggaattttgtccttcattgctagagggatggagtttaagactagggaggttatgctgcaattgtataaggtgttagtgaggccacacctggagtattgtgttcagttttggtctccttacttgagaaaggacttactggcactggaggatgtgcagaggagattcactaggttaatcccagagctgaaggggttggattacgaggagaggttgagtagactgggactgtactcgttggaatttagaaggatgaggggggatcttatagaaacatataagattatgaagggaatcaataggatagatgctggcaggttgtttccactggcgggtgaaagcagaactagggggcattgcctcaaaataaggggaagtagatttaggactaagtttaggaggaacttcttcacccaaagggttgtgaatctatggaattccttgtccagtgaagcagtagaggctccttcattaaatgtttttaagataaagatagatagttttttgaagaataaagggattaagggttatggtgttcgggccggaaagtggagctgagtccacagaagatcagccatgatctcattgaatggcggagcaggctcgaggggccagatggcctactcctgctcctagttcttatgttcttatgttctactgctgctggtcgctgcgaccgcaaattcctctgggttcatgaggtgctgcattgccatccttcctatccgaatgctgctcttcaaatttgggacaggggtattaaggcggtgctgtaaatacgggtacaactttcgctactttccgatatacaaacttccgacagttttgtcgcaacaaaaaatcgatcagttttaccttatcgccctgttagttacgcatgcgcatacacacttccgaattttgagtattgatcagaactgcttgaacgcttgtggttttctgttcccaattggatctctaattcaaattcttggttctcccggagtggttttccacttctagatcgggtcccgtcagatgtcgccaaatattgttgctgattttctccttggttcaattgctctgttttattgcctttgctctcgagtcgccaggtatctttatgataccgccacggggTTCAAGTCCGAGAAATGATcaaaacccaatacaccgattagtaagatttaaatcaaagcacatttattatacacagtaatcgctactcatgcacaaattctacgtctaagctacttctacaactaacagaactatacttaacttcggactggcccaccaggtcaggggaacaaatggcctttcgttcgggttctgagtctgcgggattcgaagttggtacggactggtagctaggagcgcctatctcgtagcgagcgttgaattaagacttgcgttgttcgggagtcactgcaccggtcacggtcaatgttggttcgtgttgctgggtgatccgggcaggacgcagaggtgaagagagagtgatttgaacttggggctcaactcttatagtctccaggggcttcccgcctttcggggcggaccctgtacctggtcccaagtgattggactttgtcccaatcgcttggttcgaatttctccaatactggagcgtttccctgatcgatgggcggtcttgaggtgcttgttcacctcctttgtgttggctcctgctggcgccaaggagtctggctttgctttgtgtgtccaaaatgttacttattgttcccggggattgctcatcagtatgcagatggctgctactttgttatgctgatggtcgctggtatcgatgttgtctggcctttgcagaggtaaatacacagcaaacctgcagctactggtttctgtctatgttggctgactttcccatcagcctttgccgttcgccattttaaatcgggagttggacaatttaggtggctacaatctgCAGCCCTCAATCAAAAGTGTATCCCTATAATCTAGTATGTATGTATAATCTTTAACAGTTAGCATTAGTGTTCTAATTCTTCACAATTTTATATTTTTGTTGAATGGATATTGGAAGGATTGatgagcagcacggtagaacaagtagatagcactgtggcttcacagcgccagggtcccaggttcgattccctgctgggtcactatctgtgcggagtccgcacgttctctctgtgtctgcctgggttttctccaggtgctctggtttcctcccacagtccaaagacgtgcaggttaggtggattggccaaagtggttaggaggggttattgggttacggggatagggtggaattgagggcttaagtgggtcggtgcagactcgatgggccgaatggcttccttctgcactgtattatgaaGTTAAAATGCTACCTTATATCTGGCTTTTTCTGGGAATTAAAATTAAGTTGAAGAAATGTATGGAGGGATTTGTTTAAGCTGTGATTTTGTATACCAGCCATTATATTACAGAAAAGAGAAGTCTTGTTGCAGTTAATCTCAAAACTTGTTCATTTTTAAATCTGCTACTTTAGGTACATTGAAAAAATAGAATTAAACACAATTGCCCTGTTGTTTCTGGGTAGAAATTAAACTTTCAGCAATCCTTTCAACCTCAGCACAATAAATCTTGAAGGAAAGCTCAAGACCTTTATTATCCCCCCAGTCAAATACACAGCCATTGATGAATCACTAGGGTGTGTCAAGTGTTATTGTAGAGAAACCCCCCAGAAATGAGAGTTCCTTCAAAACACAACATATGTCAACTTGTTTATCATTCTCTCTAGTTGTCCCAGTACTTATTTCAAGATTGTAGTTGTCCCAGTACTTATTTCCAGATTGTCTCGGTTATCTTGTTTCACGATGTGACAACAAAAATAAGCCAAGAGGCACAAAGCACGCATCCTACACCTCAAGTtcatgggactgatggagatgaaCAATTTAACCTTTTAACTACAATTCAAATTCacaagccacttataaataaaaaTAATATGAAAACTTAATCATGTGAGATTAAATCGGCTTCCAATCCGATGCGTAGATATACACAATTACGGATTTTACAGGGTGCTGTTTGTGTCCTAAGAGAGCAGCAGATGTTCGGTCAAGTACCCATACTAACAGGTGATGGGAACACAAAAAGACCTATTACATTAGGGTGCATCAATTCTCGTTGCTTTATTTTTGACGACTCCCGAGACCTGAACTTAAATCAGATGACCAAAGGGGAGTGTACTACTGGATGAGTATACAACATACTTTGTCAGTAGCACATTTTCCCAACGTGACCCTGATCTGATTCCAGGCTAGTAATGAGATCACAAAAAGGGGGGTTGAATGTAGAACTCCTAGTATGTGCATTTCTTTTCTCCAATAAATCTGAAAATAAAAAGTCACCACTCAAAAGTTGGCAATATGAAATGAGAATAAATATTGTTTCTGAAACATAAAAATAGTTTGGACTTGATGAGCAGATTGGTTTGTTGAAATTGTAATGTTTTCCTTGTCTAATTTGTAATATTGTGAATTatctttttagaaatatttttattcgacAGATGTTCACcattttcaccatacaaaagaaaaaaaagaacaacCCCAACGATAGTAAAACAATCCCACCCAAATCCAggaaatgctcccccccccccccccccccccaacccacccccaaagACATCTGGCCCCTGCAACCCGGGTCAGTTGACACcatgaatatggcttctagggtactgggctccacatccacatgcaagACCCCTGAGATTGTACTGAACATCgttctccaaaacctttccagcttcaggcatgaccaaaacatatgcacatcgtTCGCAGGACCCCTCCCATACCATTCACAGACATCTTTGATTTTATGAGGTTGGCCTATACCGTCAGCTAtatcatcagccccaacctcacacacaaagTCAAGACAtttaccctctgcagcacctcacacagtccctcttccagtgcccccccccccccagttcctcctcccacttcgccttaaatACCCTCAGTAGACAACCTATCCTCCTCCAGGATCTTCCCGTATATCGCCGAAACAAacctctctcccaacacccccgCTGACAGCACCGTCTCCAGCAGCGTGAAGTCCGGGGATGTCGGGAAAGCCACCCAGTTTAaagtgctgcctaaactgcctccaaatcttcaatgtagccaccaccggactcaccgaGTATGTTCCTTGAGTCATCAGAAGCTGTGCGGTTGCCAGTGCCTGCAATCCCGACCCCCTATGGCAGGCCTAACCCGGCCTGCCATCCTCTCTGCAGAATCACCCTCCTAATCCTgccatccccccacccctcaaaTGAGCGAGGAGATCAACTTGTCCACCCCTCTGAAGAAGGACTTTGATAAAAGACCAGCagacattgaaataaaaacaaaaaacgcAGCAAAActttcattttaattgcctgcacccgGCCTACCAACGATAGAGGGAGATTGTGTAACATTGTGAATTCTAATTGCTGTTTTTGACATGAATGTACATTGACTTTAGGGTGTAGACTTTTTATATTCAAATTGTATTTGAATAAGTTTTAAACCATCTTTTGCATTGATATATTTTTCTCAAGAATCTAATTAAATGTTAAGGGCATGTTTCtggttttttaataaatttagagtacccaattcatttttcccaattaaggggcaaattagcgtagccaatccacttacctgcacatctttgggttgtggggcgaaacccacgcaaacacaaggagaatgtgtaaactccatacggacagtgacccagagcccggatcgaacctggggcctcggcgccatgaggcagtaatgctaaccactgtgccaccgtgctgccctttgtttctGTTTTTTTTCTATATATTGTTGAATTTCTAAACATTTtataattttttttcccccaactTTTACAGAAGAGGTAGACTACAATCTCTTTGGCACAGATTCACTGACACGAAAGAAAAAACCTTTGGCTGGTCTCCGTAATGATACCCTCCGAAAACGTGTTCACCTCAGCATCAGTATTCCTCAAGACTTCAGACCTGTTTCTTCCATCATTGATGTAGATATTCTGCCTGAAACACACCGGAGAGTCCGATTATACAAGCATGGGTGTGAAAAACCCTTGGGATTTTACATTCGAGATGGCACAAGTGTGAGGGTGACTGCTCATGGACTAGAAAAAGTTCCAGGTATATTCATCTCGCGACTCGTGCCTGGAGGCTTAGCTGAAAGTACAGGTCTCCTTGCTGTTAATGATGAAGTCCTAGAGGTGAATGGGATTGAAGTGATGGGTAAGACACTTGATCAAGTTACAGACATGATGATTGCCAACAGTCACAACCTCATCATTACGGTAAAGCCAGTGAACCAGAGGAACAATGTCAACCGCAGCAGTCGTATGTCTGGTAGCTCTGGCAACTCCAATGACAGTACAACCAGTCATCATAGCCTACCCTCTGCCCATGTCGTGCAGAACTATAATCCTGAagaggaaagtgatgaggaagctGACATTATTATTGAGGGCTGTGGTGA
The genomic region above belongs to Scyliorhinus torazame isolate Kashiwa2021f chromosome 6, sScyTor2.1, whole genome shotgun sequence and contains:
- the LOC140425407 gene encoding partitioning defective 6 homolog gamma-like isoform X1; translated protein: MNRSYSKSSTLRCLDRVAVEVKSKFGAEFRRFSLSRYKPGKFDEFYGLILHTHNISNMDILIGYADVHGDLLPINNDDNFCKAISMANPLLRVFVQRKDVDVAGKASVCCPSLIGREKVGCETATEEVDYNLFGTDSLTRKKKPLAGLRNDTLRKRVHLSISIPQDFRPVSSIIDVDILPETHRRVRLYKHGCEKPLGFYIRDGTSVRVTAHGLEKVPGIFISRLVPGGLAESTGLLAVNDEVLEVNGIEVMGKTLDQVTDMMIANSHNLIITVKPVNQRNNVNRSSRMSGSSGNSNDSTTSHHSLPSAHVVQNYNPEEESDEEADIIIEGCGELQSIPVKLPSSSFTSSRMNTGNLSQRLQKELTLNGSVKKNNGNILKTLSAIKAEARHSLALSRGGIEEDGTVITL
- the LOC140425407 gene encoding partitioning defective 6 homolog gamma-like isoform X2 — encoded protein: MNRSYSKSSTLRCLDRVAVEVKSKFGAEFRRFSLSRYKPGKFDEFYGLILHTHNISNMDILIGYADVHGDLLPINNDDNFCKAISMANPLLRVFVQRKEEVDYNLFGTDSLTRKKKPLAGLRNDTLRKRVHLSISIPQDFRPVSSIIDVDILPETHRRVRLYKHGCEKPLGFYIRDGTSVRVTAHGLEKVPGIFISRLVPGGLAESTGLLAVNDEVLEVNGIEVMGKTLDQVTDMMIANSHNLIITVKPVNQRNNVNRSSRMSGSSGNSNDSTTSHHSLPSAHVVQNYNPEEESDEEADIIIEGCGELQSIPVKLPSSSFTSSRMNTGNLSQRLQKELTLNGSVKKNNGNILKTLSAIKAEARHSLALSRGGIEEDGTVITL